A genomic window from Vitis riparia cultivar Riparia Gloire de Montpellier isolate 1030 chromosome 16, EGFV_Vit.rip_1.0, whole genome shotgun sequence includes:
- the LOC117933508 gene encoding protein EXORDIUM-like 1, translating to MASSSPISISFLLLLLLLLPSASSDPQLSFHGGLLLTGNVNLSLIWYGRFGRIQKSVLRSFIKSLNNNFNTNLEPPVSEWWQMVESYQSAANDKLFTVPKIRVRVVKQVTDVSYSIGKVITKDFLSGLVSKATNGDSNTVAVVFTSREVTVHGLCMGKCSEHGVIGPSNQLYMIVGNPETECPGSCAWPFHRPDYGPQGVTLQPPNGNVGADSMVISFASALAGLVTNPYNDGFYDGPESDPKEASTICHGIFGSGAFPGYTGKVRVNPSNGGCFNAHGLKGKKFLLPALWDPKTSSCWTTM from the exons ATGGCATCTTCTTCACCAATTTCCATCTCatttctcctcctcctcctcctcctactCCCTTCAGCCTCCTCTGATCCTCAGCTCTCCTTCCATGGCGGTCTTCTCCTCACCGGAAATGTAAACCTCTCCCTCATATGGTACGGCAGGTTCGGCCGCATCCAAAAGTCGGTTCTCCGGAGCTTCATCAAGTCCCTCAACAACAACTTCAACACAAACCTTGAGCCACCGGTGTCAGAATGGTGGCAAATGGTGGAGAGCTACCAGTCTGCAGCTAATGACAAGCTGTTTACGGTGCCTAAGATCCGTGTTAGGGTTGTGAAACAAGTCACCGACGTCTCGTACTCGATCGGAAAAGTTATCACCAAAGACTTTCTTTCAGGGTTGGTGAGTAAGGCCACCAACGGCGACAGTAACACCGTCGCTGTTGTCTTCACGTCGAGGGAAGTCACGGTGCATGGGTTGTGCATGGGAAAATGCTCCGAACATGGAGTTATCG GTCCATCAAATCAACTTTACATGATCGTTGGGAACCCTGAGACGGAGTGTCCCGGGTCATGTGCCTGGCCGTTCCACCGGCCGGATTATGGGCCACAGGGGGTAACCCTACAACCACCAAACGGAAATGTGGGTGCGGATTCCATGGTAATTTCATTTGCATCAGCACTAGCTGGACTTGTGACTAATCCCTATAACGATGGGTTTTATGATGGGCCTGAATCGGATCCGAAGGAGGCATCAACCATCTGCCACGGTATATTTGGGAGCGGGGCATTCCCGGGTTACACCGGAAAGGTTCGGGTGAACCCGAGCAATGGCGGGTGCTTCAATGCCCATGGGCTAAAGGGTAAGAAGTTCTTGCTTCCGGCATTGTGGGACCCTAAAACATCATCATGTTGGACCACGATGTGA
- the LOC117933916 gene encoding histone acetyltransferase MCC1 — MTQFSMVDLKISHRPIISYRPIRPSDLDVLEQIHGDVFPIRYESEFFQNVVNGRDIVSWGAVDRNRSNGESDEIIGFVTARLVLANESEIGDMLQCDSSKSGQTLVYILTLGVVETYRNLGIASTLIREVIKYASSIPTCRAVYLHVISYNNPAIHFYKKMLFKCVRRLHDFYFINGQHYDSYLFVYYVNGGRSPCSPLELVTVVVTCMRNGLKSVAARLWKNDDKSPKWSKCKESWGLMRTTQSKRVLTPEGSGCECV, encoded by the exons ATGACACAATTTTCGATGGTAGACCTGAAGATCTCCCATCGGCCAATCATATCTTACAGGCCCATACGGCCCTCTGATCTGGATGTTCTTGAGCAAATCCATGGCGATGTGTTTCCTATCAG ATATGAATCTGAGTTCTTCCAAAATGTTGTCAATGGACGGGATATTGTGTCTTGGGGAGCTGTTGACCGTAATCGTTCTAATGGTGAAAGTGATGAAATTATTGGATTTGTTACAGCACGGCTTGTTCTAGCAAATGAAAGTGAG ATAGGGGATATGCTCCAATGTGACTCATCAAAATCTGGTCAGACTCTAGTCTACATTCTGACACTGGGAGTAGTGGAAACTTACAGAAATCTTGGCATAG CTTCTACACTTATTCGGGAGGTTATCAAATATGCTTCAAGTATTCCTACATGCCGAGCAGTTTATTTGCACGTTATTAGTTACAACAATCCTGCCATtcatttttataagaaaatgttaTTCAAGTGTGTGCGAAGGCTGCATGATTTTTACTTCATCAATGGTCAGCATTATGATTCATACTTATTCGTTTACTATGTAAATGGCGGTCGATCTCCATGCTCACCATT AGAGCTTGTCACGGTTGTTGTGACATGCATGAGGAATGGGCTTAAGTCAGTGGCTGCAAGGCTATGGAAGAATGACGATAAATCGCCAAAATGGTCCAAATGTAAAGAAAGTTGGGGCCTTATGAGGACAACACAATCGAAGAGAGTCCTCACACCCGAGGGTAGTGGGTGTGAGTGTGTTTAG
- the LOC117934090 gene encoding uncharacterized protein LOC117934090 isoform X2, translating to MLLAAPDCFSLRSSFLPRSFRFRNSRGLSLNSHRTWTSRPRASLITTPDSFQVGRLIGSYGFMNITSYSGFQPGLDVEYSSEDMGRLRVQDVGEGNVKIRLYEGIITQGPLRGTPVIFKVYPGQRAAGIEADMMAANELNAHAFLQSNAKDISQNLQMLLGGFETKTGEQWLAFRNDGKYSAADYAKVSSEKLSKNNALGEQKSWNPFDQELTIKRKREFVIKLLRGAMSGLAYMHDHDRLHQSLGPSSVVLKFSNMENGPGTLANGLWRRASAAGAFTPMEKRAFGISDDIYEAGLLFAYLAFVPFCEAGIMDSLSLQRLLESTFRLDLKAMREYCLADDSLLEAVRFLDLGDGAGWELLQAMLDPDFRKRPIADAVLNHRFMTGAVL from the exons ATGCTCCTCGCCGCACCTGATTGCTTCTCCCTTCGCTCTTCTTTTCTCCCGAGATCCTTTCGCTTCAGGAACTCCAGGGGCCTGAGTCTGAACTCGCATAGAACTTGGACAAGTCGACCCAGAGCGAGTTTGATCACGACTCCCGACTCGTTTCAAGTTGGAAGACTCATTGGTAGCTATGGGTTCATGAATATTACTAG cTATTCAGGGTTTCAGCCTGGGCTTGATGTTGAATACTCTTCAGAAGACATGGGGCGATTGAGAGTGCAAGATGTGGGAGAAGGCAATGTGAAGATCAG GCTTTATGAAGGAATAATAACTCAGGGTCCTCTTCGAGGGACTCCAGTTATTTTTAAG GTATATCCTGGGCAACGAGCTGCTGGCATTGAGGCTGACATGATGGCTGCAAATGAGCTGAATGCTCATGCTTTCCTTCAA AGCAATGCAAAAGATATCAGTCAGAATCTCCAGATGCTCTTAGGTGGATTTGAGACAAAAACTGGGGAGCAG TGGCTTGCTTTCCGTAATGATGGGAAATACAGTGCTGCAGACTATGCAAAAGTTTCAAGTGAAAAATTGTCAAAGAATAATGCTCTAGGAGAGCAGAAATCTTGGAATCCTTTTGACCAAGAGCTAACAATAAAGCGTAAAAGGGAGTTTGTTATTAAGTTGCTTCGGGGTGCTATGAGTGGTTTGGCATACATGCATGATCATGACAGATTGCACCAGAGTCTTGGACCATCTTCTGTTGTACTCAA GTTCTCGAACATGGAAAATGGTCCTGGGACACTTGCTAATGGGCTTTGGAGACGGGCATCTGCTGCTGGTGCCTTCACACCAATGGAGAAAAGAGCTTTTGGAATATCGGATGACAT ATACGAGGCAGGGCTTCTTTTTGCATACTTAGCTTTTGTTCCATTTTGTGAAGCAGGCATCATGGATAGCCTTTCTTTGCAA AGGCTCCTGGAAAGCACTTTCCGGCTTGATCTCAAAGCTATGAGAGA GTATTGCTTAGCTGATGACAGTTTGTTAGAAGCTGTCAGGTTTCTGGATCTCGGTGATGGTGCTGGTTGGGAGTTACTCCAG GCGATGCTAGACCCAGACTTCCGGAAGCGGCCGATTGCAGATGCTGTACTGAACCATCGTTTCATGACTGGTGCTGTTCTTTGA
- the LOC117934090 gene encoding uncharacterized protein LOC117934090 isoform X1 → MLLAAPDCFSLRSSFLPRSFRFRNSRGLSLNSHRTWTSRPRASLITTPDSFQVGRLIGSYGFMNITSYSGFQPGLDVEYSSEDMGRLRVQDVGEGNVKIRLYEGIITQGPLRGTPVIFKVYPGQRAAGIEADMMAANELNAHAFLQSNAKDISQNLQMLLGGFETKTGEQWLAFRNDGKYSAADYAKVSSEKLSKNNALGEQKSWNPFDQELTIKRKREFVIKLLRGAMSGLAYMHDHDRLHQSLGPSSVVLNTIMERDAAYLVPRLRDLAFSVDIRFSNMENGPGTLANGLWRRASAAGAFTPMEKRAFGISDDIYEAGLLFAYLAFVPFCEAGIMDSLSLQRLLESTFRLDLKAMREYCLADDSLLEAVRFLDLGDGAGWELLQAMLDPDFRKRPIADAVLNHRFMTGAVL, encoded by the exons ATGCTCCTCGCCGCACCTGATTGCTTCTCCCTTCGCTCTTCTTTTCTCCCGAGATCCTTTCGCTTCAGGAACTCCAGGGGCCTGAGTCTGAACTCGCATAGAACTTGGACAAGTCGACCCAGAGCGAGTTTGATCACGACTCCCGACTCGTTTCAAGTTGGAAGACTCATTGGTAGCTATGGGTTCATGAATATTACTAG cTATTCAGGGTTTCAGCCTGGGCTTGATGTTGAATACTCTTCAGAAGACATGGGGCGATTGAGAGTGCAAGATGTGGGAGAAGGCAATGTGAAGATCAG GCTTTATGAAGGAATAATAACTCAGGGTCCTCTTCGAGGGACTCCAGTTATTTTTAAG GTATATCCTGGGCAACGAGCTGCTGGCATTGAGGCTGACATGATGGCTGCAAATGAGCTGAATGCTCATGCTTTCCTTCAA AGCAATGCAAAAGATATCAGTCAGAATCTCCAGATGCTCTTAGGTGGATTTGAGACAAAAACTGGGGAGCAG TGGCTTGCTTTCCGTAATGATGGGAAATACAGTGCTGCAGACTATGCAAAAGTTTCAAGTGAAAAATTGTCAAAGAATAATGCTCTAGGAGAGCAGAAATCTTGGAATCCTTTTGACCAAGAGCTAACAATAAAGCGTAAAAGGGAGTTTGTTATTAAGTTGCTTCGGGGTGCTATGAGTGGTTTGGCATACATGCATGATCATGACAGATTGCACCAGAGTCTTGGACCATCTTCTGTTGTACTCAA TACAATAATGGAGAGAGATGCTGCCTATTTAGTTCCACGGCTCCGAGATCTAGCCTTTTCAGTTGATATAAG GTTCTCGAACATGGAAAATGGTCCTGGGACACTTGCTAATGGGCTTTGGAGACGGGCATCTGCTGCTGGTGCCTTCACACCAATGGAGAAAAGAGCTTTTGGAATATCGGATGACAT ATACGAGGCAGGGCTTCTTTTTGCATACTTAGCTTTTGTTCCATTTTGTGAAGCAGGCATCATGGATAGCCTTTCTTTGCAA AGGCTCCTGGAAAGCACTTTCCGGCTTGATCTCAAAGCTATGAGAGA GTATTGCTTAGCTGATGACAGTTTGTTAGAAGCTGTCAGGTTTCTGGATCTCGGTGATGGTGCTGGTTGGGAGTTACTCCAG GCGATGCTAGACCCAGACTTCCGGAAGCGGCCGATTGCAGATGCTGTACTGAACCATCGTTTCATGACTGGTGCTGTTCTTTGA
- the LOC117934090 gene encoding uncharacterized protein LOC117934090 isoform X4, whose translation MGRLRVQDVGEGNVKIRLYEGIITQGPLRGTPVIFKVYPGQRAAGIEADMMAANELNAHAFLQSNAKDISQNLQMLLGGFETKTGEQWLAFRNDGKYSAADYAKVSSEKLSKNNALGEQKSWNPFDQELTIKRKREFVIKLLRGAMSGLAYMHDHDRLHQSLGPSSVVLNTIMERDAAYLVPRLRDLAFSVDIRFSNMENGPGTLANGLWRRASAAGAFTPMEKRAFGISDDIYEAGLLFAYLAFVPFCEAGIMDSLSLQRLLESTFRLDLKAMREYCLADDSLLEAVRFLDLGDGAGWELLQAMLDPDFRKRPIADAVLNHRFMTGAVL comes from the exons ATGGGGCGATTGAGAGTGCAAGATGTGGGAGAAGGCAATGTGAAGATCAG GCTTTATGAAGGAATAATAACTCAGGGTCCTCTTCGAGGGACTCCAGTTATTTTTAAG GTATATCCTGGGCAACGAGCTGCTGGCATTGAGGCTGACATGATGGCTGCAAATGAGCTGAATGCTCATGCTTTCCTTCAA AGCAATGCAAAAGATATCAGTCAGAATCTCCAGATGCTCTTAGGTGGATTTGAGACAAAAACTGGGGAGCAG TGGCTTGCTTTCCGTAATGATGGGAAATACAGTGCTGCAGACTATGCAAAAGTTTCAAGTGAAAAATTGTCAAAGAATAATGCTCTAGGAGAGCAGAAATCTTGGAATCCTTTTGACCAAGAGCTAACAATAAAGCGTAAAAGGGAGTTTGTTATTAAGTTGCTTCGGGGTGCTATGAGTGGTTTGGCATACATGCATGATCATGACAGATTGCACCAGAGTCTTGGACCATCTTCTGTTGTACTCAA TACAATAATGGAGAGAGATGCTGCCTATTTAGTTCCACGGCTCCGAGATCTAGCCTTTTCAGTTGATATAAG GTTCTCGAACATGGAAAATGGTCCTGGGACACTTGCTAATGGGCTTTGGAGACGGGCATCTGCTGCTGGTGCCTTCACACCAATGGAGAAAAGAGCTTTTGGAATATCGGATGACAT ATACGAGGCAGGGCTTCTTTTTGCATACTTAGCTTTTGTTCCATTTTGTGAAGCAGGCATCATGGATAGCCTTTCTTTGCAA AGGCTCCTGGAAAGCACTTTCCGGCTTGATCTCAAAGCTATGAGAGA GTATTGCTTAGCTGATGACAGTTTGTTAGAAGCTGTCAGGTTTCTGGATCTCGGTGATGGTGCTGGTTGGGAGTTACTCCAG GCGATGCTAGACCCAGACTTCCGGAAGCGGCCGATTGCAGATGCTGTACTGAACCATCGTTTCATGACTGGTGCTGTTCTTTGA
- the LOC117934090 gene encoding uncharacterized protein LOC117934090 isoform X3 has protein sequence MLLAAPDCFSLRSSFLPRSFRFRNSRGLSLNSHRTWTSRPRASLITTPDSFQVGRLIGSYGFMNITSYSGFQPGLDVEYSSEDMGRLRVQDVGEGNVKIRLYEGIITQGPLRGTPVIFKVYPGQRAAGIEADMMAANELNAHAFLQSNAKDISQNLQMLLGGFETKTGEQWLAFRNDGKYSAADYAKVSSEKLSKNNALGEQKSWNPFDQELTIKRKREFVIKLLRGAMSGLAYMHDHDRLHQSLGPSSVVLNTIMERDAAYLVPRLRDLAFSVDIRFSNMENGPGTLANGLWRRASAAGAFTPMEKRAFGISDDIYEAGLLFAYLAFVPFCEAGIMDSLSLQRLLESTFRLDLKAMRERC, from the exons ATGCTCCTCGCCGCACCTGATTGCTTCTCCCTTCGCTCTTCTTTTCTCCCGAGATCCTTTCGCTTCAGGAACTCCAGGGGCCTGAGTCTGAACTCGCATAGAACTTGGACAAGTCGACCCAGAGCGAGTTTGATCACGACTCCCGACTCGTTTCAAGTTGGAAGACTCATTGGTAGCTATGGGTTCATGAATATTACTAG cTATTCAGGGTTTCAGCCTGGGCTTGATGTTGAATACTCTTCAGAAGACATGGGGCGATTGAGAGTGCAAGATGTGGGAGAAGGCAATGTGAAGATCAG GCTTTATGAAGGAATAATAACTCAGGGTCCTCTTCGAGGGACTCCAGTTATTTTTAAG GTATATCCTGGGCAACGAGCTGCTGGCATTGAGGCTGACATGATGGCTGCAAATGAGCTGAATGCTCATGCTTTCCTTCAA AGCAATGCAAAAGATATCAGTCAGAATCTCCAGATGCTCTTAGGTGGATTTGAGACAAAAACTGGGGAGCAG TGGCTTGCTTTCCGTAATGATGGGAAATACAGTGCTGCAGACTATGCAAAAGTTTCAAGTGAAAAATTGTCAAAGAATAATGCTCTAGGAGAGCAGAAATCTTGGAATCCTTTTGACCAAGAGCTAACAATAAAGCGTAAAAGGGAGTTTGTTATTAAGTTGCTTCGGGGTGCTATGAGTGGTTTGGCATACATGCATGATCATGACAGATTGCACCAGAGTCTTGGACCATCTTCTGTTGTACTCAA TACAATAATGGAGAGAGATGCTGCCTATTTAGTTCCACGGCTCCGAGATCTAGCCTTTTCAGTTGATATAAG GTTCTCGAACATGGAAAATGGTCCTGGGACACTTGCTAATGGGCTTTGGAGACGGGCATCTGCTGCTGGTGCCTTCACACCAATGGAGAAAAGAGCTTTTGGAATATCGGATGACAT ATACGAGGCAGGGCTTCTTTTTGCATACTTAGCTTTTGTTCCATTTTGTGAAGCAGGCATCATGGATAGCCTTTCTTTGCAA AGGCTCCTGGAAAGCACTTTCCGGCTTGATCTCAAAGCTATGAGAGA GCGATGCTAG